Proteins encoded within one genomic window of Anopheles gambiae chromosome 3, idAnoGambNW_F1_1, whole genome shotgun sequence:
- the LOC1278876 gene encoding fatty acyl-CoA reductase wat: MSDTCGSKVIEFYQDSVVLITGASGFLGKVLLEKLLRCLEARKIYVLIRRKRDYSAQMRLEQILKSMLFDRVRNETKAAKALFDKIEAVEVNFERDDLGLEPALRDRLRQEVEVAFNLLASVNFNEALDQALETNVECTRRVLNLLSGARRIKSVIHVSTFYSNCNRTLIEEKIYDDIGFGGYDNIKSTFAKLQDDHKQFLSPVVLGTFPNSYTFSKKCAEVVVRDKFGHLPVGIFRPPIVTSSYREPVPGWVDNFNGPSGMVVPLSQGLYSAALLDPKKKPFIVPVDFCVNALLVCAHDVSKSSVTKSIPVYNYTDDCNLWTWDQVINGFFSGLGPIRKLVAKYFTGTITVNPVRYAICKRIMMFQAFCLDLIRTFSGKEKIMQRLFSKMVTLSEVLRFFCLNDWKMTNDNIRRISDEMSPLEAEMFPLDIRKIDWTEYYRNFVPGVIKYAVQPRSPRSPSIAERKLKESKVRETKKLNSGLFYLLWSSVFIIALKIFKNLFNKV; this comes from the exons ATGAGTGACACCTGCGGCTCGAAGGTGATCGAGTTCTACCAGGACTCGGTCGTGCTGATCACCGGCGCGAGCGGCTTCCTCGGCAAGGTGCTGCTCGAGAAGCTGCTCCGCTGTCTGGAGGCGCGCAAGATATACGTGCTGATACGCCGGAAGCGCGACTACAGTGCACAGATGCGGCTGGAGCAGATTCTTAAGTCGATG TTATTCGACCGTGTTCGGAACGAGACCAAGGCAGCGAAGGCCCTGTTCGACAAGATCGAGGCGGTCGAGGTAAACTTCGAGCGGGACGATCTCGGGCTGGAGCCGGCGCTGCGCGATCGGCTCCGGCAGGAGGTGGAGGTCGCGTTCAATCTGCTCGCCTCGGTCAACTTTAACGAGGCGCTCGACCAGGCGCTGGAAACGAACGTCGAGTGTACGCGGCGCGTGCTCAACCTGCTCAGCGGCGCCCGGCGCATCAAGTCCGTCATCCACGTGTCGACGTTCTACTCGAACTGCAACCGGACGCTGATCGAGGAGAAGATCTACGACGACATCGGGTTCGGCGGGTACGACAACATCAAGAGCACGTTCGCGAAGCTGCAGGACGATCACAAACAGTTCCTGTCGCCGGTCGTGCTCGGCACCTTCCCGAACTCGTACACGTTCAGCAAAAAGTGCGCCGAGGTGGTGGTGCGCGACAAGTTCGGCCATCTGCCGGTGGGCATCTTTCGGCCACCGATAG tGACCTCCAGCTACCGGGAGCCCGTACCTGGATGGGTCGATAACTTCAACGGTCCGAGCGGCATGGTGGTGCCACTGTCCCAGGGGCTGTACAGTGCCGCCCTGCTCGATCCCAAAAAGAAGCCGTTCATCGTACCGGTCGACTTCTGCGTCAATGCGCTGCTGGTATGCGCGCACGACGTGAGCAAGTCGAGCGTCACCAAGAGCATTCCCGTGTACAACTACACCGACGACTGCAACCTCTGGACCTGGGACCAGGTGATCAACGGATTCTTCAGCGGACTCGGACCAATCCGGAAACTAGTGGC AAAATACTTCACCGGCACAATCACGGTCAACCCGGTGCGGTACGCAATATGCAAGCGAATCATGATGTTCCAGGCCTTCTGTTTGGATCTGATCCGCACATTcagtggaaaggaaaaaat TATGCAACGATTGTTCTCCAAGATGGTGACGCTGAGCGAAGTGTTGCGCTTCTTCTGCCTGAACGACTGGAAGATGACGAACGACAACATCCGCCGGATCAGCGACGAGATGTCCCCGCTCGAGGCGGAGATGTTCCCGCTCGACATCAGGAAGATCGACTGGACCGAGTACTACCGGAACTTTGTGCCGGGCGTGATCAAGTACGCGGTGCAGCCGCGCAGCCCGCGCAGTCCCAGCATCGCGGAGCGGAAGCTGAAGGAGTCGAAGGTGCGGGAAACGAAAAAGCTCAACAGCGGCCTGTTCTACCTGCTGTGGAGCTCCGTGTTTATTATTGCGCTGAAGATATTCAAAAACCTCTTCAACAAGGTGTGA